The Thermoflavifilum sp. genome contains a region encoding:
- a CDS encoding two-component regulator propeller domain-containing protein — MFAARNRAGGAVKAQLHVVKIDNPFLELSGIFLNLLRTYWVDRMQRYIYAVCLLGEWIMRSVVLLAQPVQLTRSNIPSMSGEARYQFTRVDMAAGLSHNQVNCFWKDDQGFMWIGTMSGLNRYDGYHFTVFKHQVGDTTSLSDNFISAIFPLPDNKLWIYTRNGSNIYDPRTETFDRNYLCYLQRLGLPGGAVVQVLRDRWNRYWFLYDPTYTPGKYCLFRYDPATRKVVPAPVDIHPGNDLLNIRHITNITTDNRGHIWAIDYRGVVAEIDPRTRHIIYQTDVLAGKGLHPGNYNVFVDRRGGLWAFLVQDAAGLYYYQPADSSSWASGQFIHFCKNNPRYRLNNDIVYSLIEDKHGNIWVGTDHGGINIIHPPDFRVSVVMNQPDDDKSLSQNSVYALFRDSSGMIWVGTYKRGFCYYNENYDRFPLYKHWLTHPLAGDYDDVNRFVEDAQGNLWIGSNGGGLMYFDRKRHTFHQYVHQPSDPNSLSNNVVISLCLDHEGKLWIGTYYGGLDCFDGHRLVHYRHQDGNPASLAGDRIWDILEDRDGRLWVGTLGQGLDRLDRKTGRFVHYVLSDTSGPAMKYISVLMQDKRGLLWVGTAGGVDVMDPRTGRILRHYGHRNDDPASLSNDNVIAMCEDSRGWVWIGTRDGLNLVNPDSGTIQHFTQNDGLPDNVILTIVEDHLHQLWMGTPSGLCNLQVNRRAGKWQFHFRNFDELDGLQGREFNEKAAYCLKNGWLAFGGPNGFNLFDPASIQTNTTVPPIVFTNLQIFNHEVRVGEKIKNRIILRQALTQTHFLVLPYNANDFSIEFAALGYSPSPRNAYAYKLEGFNHDWIYTDGTQRKAVYTNLNPGHYVLHVIAANNDGVWDTRGATLEITILPPFWRTPWAYLLYAAFLIGCLWLARKILLDRAHMHFQLQQQQLEAQRMHELDMMKIRFFTNVSHEFRTPLTLILTPVERLLKQETYPELQKQLHLIYRNARRLLLLVNQLLDFRKLETQSIPLHLAEGDIVAHVRDLAMSFMDIADRKQIAFTIETNLSSLQMTFDADKLERIVFNLLSNAFKFTPVGGTVALRMEQAMHADHSGVERPYFLLSVIDSGIGIPEEKQPHIFERFFQHDAPPEIMNQGSGIGLSITREFVRMHGGEITVKSAPGQGSRFDVWLPMRSLSPAAVSSSWQVTQVPVPLAPSANSATGSKQKPAILLIEDNEDFRFYLKDNLQLQYRILEASDGQTGWEKALHEQPALIVSDIMMPGMDGLALAKKLKTDPRTAEIPLILLTARAGDEQQIEGLEAGANDYLVKPFNFEILQTRIRNLLREKRRLQKLQPPAVDLAPPMVQLPAEDEAFLEKARKAVEKHLQDPDFSVTKFSQELYMSRAALYKKIVTLTGKSPLEFIRRIRLERARQLLAHSHMTVSEVAYSVGFNNPKYFTRYFKEAFQILPSEYQQQVRTQQTSFSESSAHP, encoded by the coding sequence ATGTTTGCTGCCCGTAACCGTGCGGGCGGCGCCGTGAAAGCTCAGTTGCATGTCGTAAAGATAGATAATCCGTTTCTTGAACTCAGTGGAATTTTCCTTAACTTACTTCGCACCTATTGGGTTGACCGTATGCAACGATATATTTACGCAGTCTGCTTGTTGGGGGAATGGATCATGCGCAGCGTGGTGCTGCTGGCCCAGCCCGTACAATTGACCCGGTCGAATATCCCCAGCATGTCGGGAGAGGCCAGGTATCAGTTTACCCGGGTTGACATGGCTGCCGGGCTTTCACATAATCAAGTGAATTGTTTCTGGAAGGACGATCAGGGTTTCATGTGGATTGGCACCATGTCGGGCCTGAACCGATATGATGGTTATCATTTTACCGTTTTTAAGCATCAGGTAGGCGATACCACCTCGTTAAGCGATAATTTTATTTCTGCCATTTTTCCTTTGCCCGACAATAAGCTATGGATTTATACACGTAATGGCTCTAACATTTATGATCCCCGAACGGAAACTTTCGATCGAAATTACTTATGTTATCTCCAGCGCTTAGGGCTGCCGGGAGGGGCTGTCGTCCAGGTGCTCCGTGATCGATGGAATAGATACTGGTTTTTGTATGACCCCACCTATACGCCCGGGAAATATTGTTTATTCCGGTATGATCCGGCCACCCGGAAAGTCGTGCCTGCTCCCGTTGATATCCATCCCGGAAACGATTTGCTGAACATCCGGCATATTACCAATATCACGACCGATAATCGGGGTCATATCTGGGCCATCGACTACAGGGGTGTGGTGGCCGAAATTGACCCGCGAACCCGGCATATAATCTACCAGACCGATGTGCTCGCAGGGAAAGGCCTGCACCCGGGCAATTACAATGTATTTGTAGATCGCCGGGGCGGATTATGGGCTTTTCTGGTGCAGGATGCCGCAGGGTTGTATTATTATCAACCGGCCGATTCTTCCAGCTGGGCTTCGGGTCAATTCATTCATTTTTGTAAAAATAATCCCCGTTATCGCCTGAACAATGATATTGTGTACAGCCTGATAGAAGACAAACATGGTAATATCTGGGTGGGTACCGATCACGGGGGCATTAACATCATTCATCCGCCCGACTTCCGGGTGAGCGTGGTCATGAATCAACCCGATGATGACAAAAGCCTGAGTCAGAACAGCGTGTATGCACTTTTCCGTGACTCGTCGGGTATGATCTGGGTGGGCACCTACAAGCGGGGTTTTTGTTATTACAATGAAAACTATGATCGATTTCCCCTGTACAAACACTGGCTAACGCATCCGCTTGCAGGAGATTATGACGATGTAAATCGGTTTGTGGAAGACGCTCAGGGAAATTTATGGATTGGCTCCAATGGGGGAGGATTAATGTACTTTGATCGTAAGCGTCACACCTTTCACCAGTACGTTCACCAGCCTTCTGATCCCAATAGCCTGTCGAATAATGTGGTGATTAGCCTTTGCCTGGATCATGAAGGCAAATTATGGATCGGCACTTACTATGGCGGATTGGATTGTTTCGATGGGCATCGGCTTGTGCATTATCGCCATCAGGATGGAAATCCGGCATCTCTGGCCGGCGACAGGATCTGGGATATCCTGGAAGATCGTGATGGCAGGCTGTGGGTGGGAACGCTGGGTCAGGGTCTGGACCGGCTTGACCGAAAAACGGGTCGATTTGTGCATTATGTGTTGAGTGATACGTCGGGTCCGGCAATGAAATATATTTCGGTACTCATGCAGGATAAGCGGGGTTTGCTCTGGGTGGGCACGGCTGGAGGAGTTGATGTGATGGATCCGCGTACCGGCCGTATCCTCCGGCATTATGGCCATCGGAATGATGACCCGGCATCCCTGAGTAATGATAACGTGATTGCCATGTGCGAAGATTCGCGGGGCTGGGTATGGATCGGCACCCGCGATGGCTTGAACCTGGTAAACCCGGATAGCGGGACAATCCAGCATTTTACGCAGAACGACGGTTTACCCGACAATGTGATCCTGACCATTGTGGAAGATCACCTCCATCAACTGTGGATGGGAACGCCCAGCGGCCTGTGTAATCTGCAAGTCAATCGTCGGGCCGGGAAATGGCAATTTCATTTCCGTAATTTCGACGAGCTCGATGGCCTGCAGGGAAGGGAATTCAATGAAAAGGCGGCTTATTGCCTGAAAAATGGATGGCTGGCTTTTGGCGGGCCCAATGGTTTTAACCTGTTTGACCCGGCCAGCATCCAGACCAATACCACCGTGCCTCCCATCGTGTTTACCAATCTGCAGATCTTCAATCACGAAGTGCGGGTGGGTGAAAAAATCAAAAACCGGATTATTCTGCGTCAGGCACTTACTCAGACGCATTTCCTGGTATTGCCATATAACGCCAATGATTTTTCGATAGAGTTTGCCGCACTGGGTTATTCGCCTTCGCCCCGGAATGCCTATGCATACAAGCTGGAAGGCTTCAATCACGACTGGATTTATACCGATGGCACACAACGTAAGGCGGTATATACCAACCTGAATCCCGGTCATTATGTATTACACGTGATTGCAGCTAACAATGATGGCGTATGGGATACCCGGGGTGCCACCCTGGAAATTACCATTCTGCCGCCATTCTGGCGTACGCCCTGGGCTTATTTGCTCTACGCAGCTTTTCTGATTGGATGCCTGTGGCTGGCCAGAAAAATATTGCTGGATAGAGCGCACATGCATTTTCAATTGCAACAGCAACAACTGGAGGCTCAGCGCATGCATGAGCTGGACATGATGAAAATTCGCTTCTTTACCAATGTAAGCCACGAATTCCGTACGCCATTGACGCTTATTTTAACGCCAGTGGAACGATTGCTGAAACAGGAAACCTACCCGGAGCTGCAAAAACAGCTTCATCTCATTTATCGCAACGCCCGTAGATTATTATTGCTGGTCAACCAATTGCTTGATTTTCGCAAGCTGGAAACCCAATCCATCCCGCTTCACCTTGCCGAGGGGGATATCGTCGCTCACGTTCGGGATCTGGCCATGTCGTTCATGGATATTGCCGACCGAAAACAAATTGCCTTCACGATTGAAACCAACCTTTCGTCGCTGCAGATGACATTTGATGCCGATAAACTCGAACGCATCGTATTCAACCTGCTTTCCAACGCCTTTAAATTTACGCCTGTAGGAGGCACGGTGGCCCTCCGGATGGAACAGGCCATGCATGCGGATCATTCGGGAGTCGAACGACCTTATTTTTTGCTGAGCGTGATTGATTCGGGTATCGGCATACCGGAAGAAAAACAGCCTCATATTTTTGAACGCTTTTTCCAGCACGACGCGCCGCCTGAAATCATGAATCAGGGCAGTGGCATTGGCTTATCCATCACCCGTGAATTTGTTCGGATGCATGGTGGTGAAATCACGGTGAAAAGTGCGCCGGGACAGGGATCGCGATTCGACGTATGGCTGCCCATGAGATCCTTATCCCCGGCAGCCGTCTCATCCAGCTGGCAGGTTACGCAGGTACCTGTGCCCCTGGCTCCATCTGCTAATTCGGCAACCGGGTCCAAACAAAAGCCTGCAATCTTGTTGATCGAAGACAATGAAGATTTTCGTTTTTACCTGAAAGACAACCTTCAGCTGCAATACCGGATACTGGAGGCTTCCGATGGACAAACGGGCTGGGAAAAAGCCTTGCATGAACAGCCTGCATTGATCGTCAGCGATATCATGATGCCCGGTATGGATGGTCTGGCACTGGCTAAAAAACTGAAAACCGATCCCCGAACCGCTGAGATTCCGCTCATTTTGCTTACTGCCCGTGCCGGTGATGAACAACAGATCGAAGGCCTGGAAGCCGGCGCCAATGATTACCTGGTAAAACCCTTCAATTTTGAAATTTTGCAAACCCGCATCCGTAACCTGTTGCGAGAAAAACGCCGCCTGCAAAAATTACAACCTCCCGCTGTAGATCTTGCCCCACCCATGGTGCAACTGCCGGCCGAAGATGAAGCGTTTCTGGAAAAAGCCCGGAAAGCAGTGGAAAAACACCTGCAGGATCCCGATTTCTCTGTGACTAAATTCAGTCAGGAGCTCTATATGAGCCGGGCGGCTTTATACAAAAAAATCGTGACATTAACCGGGAAATCTCCCCTGGAATTTATCCGTAGAATTCGCCTGGAACGTGCCAGGCAATTGCTCGCGCATTCCCACATGACCGTATCCGAGGTGGCCTATAGCGTGGGCTTTAACAACCCTAAATATTTTACCCGCTATTTTAAAGAGGCTTTCCAGATACTTCCCTCTGAGTATCAACAACAAGTGCGTACCCAGCAAACCTCATTTTCGGAAAGCTCGGCACATCCGTAA
- a CDS encoding MBL fold metallo-hydrolase codes for MQLSFHGAARTVTGSKHVLKLKNGKQILLDCGMFQGMGPRAEQLNRNWGFEPADVDMLILSHAHIDHSGLIPRLVKAGFKGPIFCTPPTRKLTELLLMDSARIQEEEQDFAHRKLNHLHPTQPEAEPLYTTADVPACLQLFREIPYDRWTTIADGVELLFTDAGHILGSACVHLRVQENGQTLHLTFSGDVGRYRDVILRSPATFPQADYIIMESTYGNTLHEPAEQSADQLLYWIHHTCIEKKGKLILAAFSLGRTQEILYYLNQLELEGRLPALTYYLDSPLSIALTEVIKQYPAYFNARVQKLLQRDSDPFQFKGLKYIKEVSDSKLLNYVSEPCVIISASGMADAGRIKHHISNNIENSRNSILFTGYCEPESLGGRLLTHPREVHIFGVPHEVHAEIAQLHSLSAHGDYADLLQWLGCQDPRQVRQLFLVHGEYEVQLAFQQRLLHKGFAEVLIPDLHQAVYLSAMK; via the coding sequence ATGCAACTGAGCTTTCACGGCGCCGCCCGCACGGTTACGGGCAGCAAACATGTATTGAAATTAAAAAACGGTAAACAAATTTTGCTGGATTGCGGCATGTTTCAGGGTATGGGCCCCCGGGCCGAGCAACTGAACCGCAACTGGGGTTTCGAACCGGCAGATGTGGACATGCTGATCCTGAGCCACGCCCATATCGATCACTCGGGCTTGATCCCCCGACTGGTAAAAGCCGGATTTAAAGGCCCCATTTTTTGTACCCCGCCCACCCGCAAACTCACCGAGCTGTTGCTTATGGACAGTGCCAGGATTCAGGAAGAAGAGCAGGATTTCGCCCATAGAAAGCTGAACCACCTGCATCCCACACAGCCTGAAGCTGAACCGCTTTATACCACGGCCGATGTACCTGCCTGCCTGCAGCTGTTCCGGGAAATCCCTTACGACCGGTGGACGACTATCGCCGACGGCGTAGAACTCCTGTTTACCGACGCGGGCCATATCCTGGGCAGCGCCTGTGTACATCTCCGAGTACAGGAAAACGGACAGACCCTCCACCTGACTTTTTCCGGTGATGTGGGCCGTTACCGCGATGTGATCCTGCGATCCCCGGCTACCTTCCCACAGGCCGATTACATCATCATGGAATCGACCTACGGCAATACCCTGCACGAGCCCGCCGAGCAATCGGCCGACCAGCTGCTTTACTGGATTCACCATACCTGCATCGAGAAAAAAGGTAAGCTCATCCTTGCGGCTTTCAGCCTGGGTCGTACGCAGGAAATCCTCTATTACCTGAATCAACTGGAACTGGAAGGCCGACTGCCCGCGCTTACCTACTATCTGGATAGCCCCCTCAGCATCGCGCTTACCGAGGTGATCAAACAGTATCCAGCATATTTCAATGCTCGGGTGCAAAAGCTCCTGCAACGCGATAGCGACCCCTTTCAGTTCAAGGGTTTGAAATATATCAAAGAAGTATCCGATTCCAAGCTGCTGAACTATGTGAGCGAGCCCTGCGTGATCATCAGCGCCAGCGGCATGGCCGATGCCGGGCGTATCAAACACCATATCAGCAACAATATCGAAAACTCGAGAAACAGCATTTTATTTACAGGTTACTGCGAGCCCGAATCGCTGGGCGGGCGCTTGCTCACCCATCCCAGGGAAGTGCATATCTTCGGCGTTCCTCATGAAGTGCACGCCGAAATCGCCCAGCTGCATTCCCTGAGCGCACATGGCGATTATGCGGATCTGCTGCAATGGCTGGGCTGCCAGGATCCTCGCCAGGTACGCCAGCTTTTCCTGGTGCATGGGGAATATGAGGTGCAGCTGGCTTTTCAACAAAGGCTGCTCCACAAAGGCTTTGCGGAGGTACTCATACCCGACCTGCATCAGGCCGTTTACCTGAGTGCAATGAAATAA
- a CDS encoding hemerythrin domain-containing protein, producing the protein MNGPLYDFFEKDHRRIEELLKKATADRHHIDEQGYHAFRTGLLRHIKMEEKILFPAAQKANGNVPLPLQAKLRLDHGALTALMVVPPSPDIITVLWHVLEKHDELEEQPGGMYDVCENLTRNETARLLDQLRRTPEVPVQPYNPAAYALDSARRALQRAGFDFETILHGKTENG; encoded by the coding sequence ATGAACGGACCTTTATATGATTTTTTTGAAAAAGACCATCGGCGCATAGAAGAGCTGTTAAAAAAAGCCACCGCCGATAGGCATCATATTGATGAACAAGGGTATCATGCCTTCAGGACGGGATTATTGCGGCATATCAAAATGGAAGAAAAAATCCTGTTTCCTGCCGCTCAAAAAGCCAATGGCAACGTGCCTTTGCCGCTACAAGCCAAACTCAGGCTCGACCACGGAGCATTGACCGCACTCATGGTGGTGCCTCCTTCGCCCGACATCATTACGGTGCTCTGGCATGTACTGGAAAAACACGATGAGCTTGAAGAACAGCCCGGCGGCATGTATGATGTGTGTGAAAATCTCACCCGCAATGAAACAGCCCGGCTACTGGATCAATTACGTCGTACGCCCGAAGTTCCCGTTCAACCCTACAATCCGGCGGCTTATGCTTTAGACTCCGCCAGACGTGCGCTGCAAAGGGCCGGATTCGATTTTGAAACGATTCTGCACGGAAAAACCGAAAACGGATAA
- a CDS encoding glycoside hydrolase family 130 protein, with translation MYLPMRAATLLLWLTMSCISGQILAQAPAWALLPFVKVDSVNPILQPRWSPAWRDPISGQEVHWMSHNVLNPAAVVKDGKLYLLFRAQDSSAQAPSGTSRIGLAYSSDGLHFHIHSTPVLYPAHDALLRYEWPGGIEDPRVVKREDGLYVMTYTAYDGHTARLCIASSRDLLHWTKHGLAFPDTPNLWSKSGAIISTYREGGPVAQKIQGKYWMYWGDTHIFLASSSDLIHWHIVRDSSGHLLSVLAPRPHHFDSRLVESGPPPVWTTHGILLIYNGMNAADSMRDTAWPPDMYGVGQAWIDPLHPQRVLHRLTSPFLIPEKTYELHGQVNRVCFAEGLVRLAGKWFLYYGTADSRVAVAVLQP, from the coding sequence ATGTATTTACCCATGCGTGCTGCAACCCTGCTCCTGTGGCTTACGATGAGCTGCATATCCGGTCAAATCCTGGCTCAGGCTCCTGCCTGGGCTTTGCTGCCTTTTGTGAAGGTTGATAGTGTAAACCCCATCCTGCAGCCCCGATGGTCGCCGGCATGGCGAGATCCCATCAGCGGCCAGGAAGTACACTGGATGTCACACAACGTATTGAACCCGGCGGCTGTGGTCAAAGACGGAAAACTTTACCTGTTGTTCCGTGCACAGGACTCATCGGCACAGGCGCCCAGCGGCACTTCGCGCATCGGCCTTGCGTATTCGTCCGATGGCCTGCATTTTCATATCCATTCCACGCCGGTGCTGTATCCCGCCCACGATGCCCTGCTGCGCTACGAATGGCCGGGTGGGATAGAAGATCCCCGGGTGGTGAAACGCGAGGATGGACTGTATGTAATGACTTATACCGCCTACGACGGACATACGGCTCGCCTTTGTATCGCCAGCTCTCGCGATTTATTGCACTGGACAAAACATGGATTGGCTTTCCCGGATACACCCAACCTATGGTCTAAATCAGGAGCCATTATTTCCACTTACCGGGAAGGGGGACCGGTGGCTCAAAAAATTCAGGGTAAATACTGGATGTACTGGGGCGATACCCATATCTTCCTGGCCAGCTCTTCCGACCTGATTCACTGGCATATCGTGCGCGACAGCTCCGGACATTTGCTGAGTGTGCTGGCACCCCGTCCGCATCATTTCGATAGCCGGCTGGTGGAATCCGGGCCACCCCCCGTATGGACCACCCATGGTATCCTGTTGATTTACAATGGTATGAATGCAGCCGACAGCATGCGCGACACGGCATGGCCACCCGATATGTATGGCGTGGGGCAGGCCTGGATAGATCCCCTTCACCCACAAAGGGTTTTGCATCGCCTGACTTCGCCCTTTCTCATTCCAGAAAAAACCTATGAGTTGCACGGACAGGTCAACAGGGTTTGCTTCGCGGAAGGACTGGTGAGGCTGGCGGGAAAATGGTTTCTGTACTACGGGACCGCCGACTCGCGCGTGGCGGTGGCGGTACTTCAACCCTGA
- the uvrC gene encoding excinuclease ABC subunit UvrC: MKPEAFKAILPTIPHQPGVYRYYGANDELLYVGKAKDLHKRISSYFTRQVTAYKTRRLVSLIQRIEWTVVNSEQDAFLLENNLIKEFQPRFNINLKDDKTYPYIVIKNEPFPRVFLTRRKIEDGSEYLGPFTSVGKVRELLRFVRSVVQLRTCNLHLTRQNIERKKFKVCLEYHLGNCRGPCEGLQTEEEYLQGIRQVRDILRGNLSPVIAEFRAQMQACAARLEFEQAEIWKRKIEDLQAYQSRSAIVNPRVGDVDVFSVIEDGQLLYVNYLRVLKGLVMDSKSLMVEARVEEEDVADILTRVIVHLRETFQSQAPEIIVPFAITYPDAEVKITVPRSGDKKKLLELSLKNAHFYREEQEQKRRLWLQHKEEGHELEVLRQLQEDLQLPELPHHIECFDNSNFQGSFPVAACVVFKEGKPSKQDYRHFHVKTVQGIDDFASMREIVYRRYKRLLEEGRSLPQLVIIDGGKGQLNAALESIDALGLRGRMTVIGLAKQEEEIFFPGDRESLKLPYQSESLRLIRRIRDEVHRFGISFHRHTRSKETFKNELEAIPGIGKRTADQLLMKYRSVKRIRALSLEQLTQEVGASRARRIWDWFHAESAPAQG, translated from the coding sequence GTGAAACCAGAAGCGTTCAAGGCAATTTTGCCCACCATACCTCATCAACCGGGGGTATATCGGTATTACGGAGCAAACGATGAATTGTTGTATGTGGGCAAGGCAAAGGATTTGCATAAGCGCATCAGTTCTTATTTTACCCGTCAGGTAACGGCTTACAAAACCCGTAGATTGGTATCGCTTATTCAGCGTATTGAGTGGACTGTGGTTAATTCCGAGCAGGATGCGTTTTTACTGGAAAATAATTTAATCAAAGAGTTTCAGCCCAGGTTTAACATCAACCTGAAAGACGATAAAACCTATCCTTACATCGTTATCAAAAATGAGCCGTTCCCGCGCGTCTTTCTCACCCGTCGCAAGATAGAGGATGGCTCTGAATATCTGGGTCCGTTTACATCCGTGGGCAAGGTGAGGGAATTGTTGCGGTTTGTTCGTTCGGTAGTACAGTTGCGTACCTGCAACTTGCATCTGACGCGGCAGAACATCGAGCGGAAGAAGTTTAAGGTTTGCCTGGAATATCATCTGGGCAATTGTCGGGGGCCCTGTGAGGGGCTGCAGACAGAGGAAGAATATCTGCAGGGCATTCGTCAGGTAAGGGATATTTTAAGGGGCAATCTATCGCCGGTCATTGCGGAGTTTCGTGCCCAGATGCAGGCCTGTGCGGCTCGACTGGAATTTGAACAAGCGGAAATCTGGAAAAGAAAAATAGAAGATTTACAGGCCTACCAGTCCCGATCGGCCATTGTAAATCCCCGGGTGGGAGATGTGGATGTGTTTTCGGTGATTGAAGACGGTCAGCTCCTGTATGTAAATTATTTGCGGGTATTGAAAGGGCTGGTGATGGACAGCAAGAGCCTGATGGTGGAAGCCCGGGTGGAAGAAGAAGATGTTGCCGATATACTGACCAGGGTAATCGTGCACCTCCGGGAAACATTTCAAAGCCAGGCACCGGAAATCATTGTCCCCTTTGCTATCACCTACCCTGATGCTGAGGTGAAGATTACAGTACCCCGGTCCGGCGATAAGAAAAAGTTGCTGGAGCTGTCGTTAAAGAATGCACATTTTTATCGGGAAGAACAGGAGCAAAAAAGAAGATTATGGCTTCAGCATAAAGAAGAGGGGCATGAGCTGGAAGTGCTGCGGCAGTTGCAGGAAGATTTACAATTGCCGGAGCTGCCGCACCATATTGAATGCTTTGATAATTCCAACTTTCAGGGCAGCTTTCCGGTGGCGGCTTGCGTGGTGTTCAAAGAGGGTAAGCCCAGCAAGCAAGACTATCGGCATTTTCACGTAAAAACCGTACAGGGCATTGATGATTTTGCTTCGATGCGGGAAATTGTTTACCGCCGATACAAGCGCCTGTTAGAGGAAGGCAGGTCGCTCCCGCAGCTGGTGATCATCGATGGAGGTAAGGGCCAGCTCAATGCAGCCCTGGAAAGTATAGACGCACTGGGACTGCGTGGCCGGATGACGGTGATAGGCCTCGCCAAACAGGAAGAAGAGATTTTTTTCCCGGGTGATCGGGAAAGCTTGAAATTGCCTTATCAGAGTGAAAGCCTGCGGTTGATTCGCCGGATTCGCGATGAGGTACATCGGTTTGGTATTAGCTTTCACCGCCATACGCGCAGCAAGGAAACCTTTAAAAATGAGCTGGAGGCCATCCCGGGCATCGGCAAACGTACCGCCGACCAGTTGTTGATGAAGTACCGCTCGGTGAAGCGTATACGTGCGTTGAGTCTGGAGCAACTGACGCAGGAAGTAGGTGCCTCCCGGGCCCGGCGCATCTGGGATTGGTTTCATGCTGAATCTGCCCCCGCTCAGGGTTGA
- a CDS encoding sigma-70 family RNA polymerase sigma factor: MGGQPEYQDDRALVQACLEGRREAQKALYERFAPRMLGLCVRYVGNRADAEEVMQEGFISVFLHLHQFRFAGPLESWIRKIMVRAAVNYIRRRRWISLEDRKEESEGMSICTAQSAGEERELIQLILQMPKGYRTIFNLHVVEGYAHREIAALLGIDEGTSRSQFARARAWLQARLSADQPRTSTSMNKKLHG; encoded by the coding sequence TTGGGTGGACAGCCGGAATATCAGGATGATCGAGCGCTGGTACAGGCCTGCTTGGAAGGCCGGAGAGAAGCGCAAAAGGCTCTTTATGAGCGGTTTGCACCGCGCATGCTGGGCCTGTGCGTGCGTTATGTGGGCAACCGGGCGGATGCGGAAGAGGTGATGCAGGAAGGCTTTATCAGTGTGTTCCTCCATTTGCATCAGTTTCGTTTTGCCGGGCCACTGGAAAGCTGGATTCGAAAGATTATGGTCAGAGCTGCAGTTAATTACATCCGTCGCCGCAGGTGGATTTCACTCGAAGACCGTAAAGAGGAATCAGAAGGGATGAGCATATGCACAGCGCAATCGGCCGGTGAAGAACGGGAGCTCATCCAGCTCATTCTGCAGATGCCGAAGGGATATCGGACGATTTTTAACCTCCATGTGGTGGAAGGTTATGCGCATCGGGAGATAGCAGCGTTATTGGGGATTGATGAAGGTACTTCCCGATCGCAATTTGCAAGAGCACGTGCCTGGCTTCAGGCGCGGCTTTCAGCAGATCAACCCCGTACATCGACCAGCATGAATAAAAAACTACACGGATGA
- a CDS encoding DUF4783 domain-containing protein, which produces MKYLLHLSFLILPFWFTSWHVPPASDPFDEVVKALRAGNANELSRYFDNMIQITLFDQSNSYSKAQATMILKDFFSKNPVKSFQIIHEGGQDSRFGIGRMVTANGTYRITFFLRQHGPDQYVLQEIRFENQS; this is translated from the coding sequence ATGAAATATTTGCTACACCTGAGCTTCTTGATTTTGCCCTTCTGGTTCACCTCCTGGCATGTGCCACCGGCATCAGACCCCTTCGACGAGGTGGTGAAGGCATTGAGGGCCGGCAATGCGAATGAATTGAGCCGCTATTTTGATAACATGATTCAGATCACCCTGTTCGACCAGTCTAATTCTTACAGCAAGGCTCAGGCCACCATGATCCTGAAAGATTTTTTTTCCAAAAATCCCGTTAAGTCTTTCCAGATCATACATGAAGGCGGGCAGGACTCGCGCTTCGGGATTGGCAGAATGGTAACGGCCAACGGCACTTATCGCATCACGTTTTTCCTCAGGCAACACGGCCCCGACCAGTATGTACTGCAGGAAATTCGATTTGAAAATCAATCCTGA